The following proteins are co-located in the Dromiciops gliroides isolate mDroGli1 chromosome 2, mDroGli1.pri, whole genome shotgun sequence genome:
- the CA7 gene encoding carbonic anhydrase 7 isoform X2, translating into MPMADPQSQGARREIKCSGPSCTGPSEWHKIYPIAQGDRQSPIDIVSSRAVYDPTLKPLVLAYESCMSLSISNNGHSVMVEFDDVDDRTVVQGGPLDGPYRLKQFHFHWGKKHCLGSEHTVDGKSFSSELHLVHWNGKKYKTFAEAAAAPDGLAVVGIFLETGDEHASMNRLTDALYMVRFKGTKAQFNSFNPKCLLPMNLHYWTYPGSLTTPPLSESVTWIVLKEPITISEKQMEKFRSLLFTAEDDEKVHMVNNFRPPQPLKGRVVQASFQS; encoded by the exons ATGCCAATGGCAGACCCTCAGAGTCAGGGAGCCAGGAGGGAGATAAAGTGTTCTGGGCCTTCCTGTACAG GTCCCTCCGAATGGCACAAGATATACCCCATTGCCCAAGGGGACCGCCAGTCTCCCATCGACATTGTCTCCAGTCGGGCTGTCTATGACCCTACTTTGAAGCCCCTGGTCCTGGCTTATGAGTCCTGCATGTCGCTCAGCATCTCCAATAATGGACATTCCGTCATGGTGGAGTTTGATGATGTGGATGACAGGACAG tGGTGCAGGGGGGCCCCCTGGATGGCCCCTACCGGCTGAAGCAGTTCCATTttcactgggggaaaaaacactGCTTAGGTTCAGAACACACAGTGGATGGGAAGTCCTTCTCCAGTGAG CTCCATTTGGTTCactggaatggaaaaaaatataagacCTTCGCAGAAGCAGCTGCAGCCCCGGATGGCCTGGCTGTGGTCGGCATCTTCCTGGAG ACCGGAGATGAACATGCCAGCATGAACAGACTGACAGATGCACTGTACATGGTCAGATTCAAA GGAACCAAAGCCCAATTCAACAGCTTCAATCCCAAATGCCTCCTACCCATGAACCTCCACTACTGGACCTACCCAGGGTCGCTGACCACACCACCCCTGAGTGAGAGTGTGACTTGGATAGTGCTCAAGGAACCCATCACCATTTCAGAGAAACAG ATGGAAAAATTTCGGAGCCTCCTTTTCACTGCAGAGGATGACGAGAAGGTTCACATGGTGAACAATTTCCGGCCCCCTCAGCCACTGAAGGGGAGAGTGGTTCAGGCCTCTTTCCAGTCCTGA
- the CA7 gene encoding carbonic anhydrase 7 isoform X5: MTGHHGWGYGQEDGPSEWHKIYPIAQGDRQSPIDIVSSRAVYDPTLKPLVLAYESCMSLSISNNGHSVMVEFDDVDDRTVVQGGPLDGPYRLKQFHFHWGKKHCLGSEHTVDGKSFSSELHLVHWNGKKYKTFAEAAAAPDGLAVVGIFLETGDEHASMNRLTDALYMVRFKGTKAQFNSFNPKCLLPMNLHYWTYPGSLTTPPLSESVTWIVLKEPITISEKQMEKFRSLLFTAEDDEKVHMVNNFRPPQPLKGRVVQASFQS, encoded by the exons GTCCCTCCGAATGGCACAAGATATACCCCATTGCCCAAGGGGACCGCCAGTCTCCCATCGACATTGTCTCCAGTCGGGCTGTCTATGACCCTACTTTGAAGCCCCTGGTCCTGGCTTATGAGTCCTGCATGTCGCTCAGCATCTCCAATAATGGACATTCCGTCATGGTGGAGTTTGATGATGTGGATGACAGGACAG tGGTGCAGGGGGGCCCCCTGGATGGCCCCTACCGGCTGAAGCAGTTCCATTttcactgggggaaaaaacactGCTTAGGTTCAGAACACACAGTGGATGGGAAGTCCTTCTCCAGTGAG CTCCATTTGGTTCactggaatggaaaaaaatataagacCTTCGCAGAAGCAGCTGCAGCCCCGGATGGCCTGGCTGTGGTCGGCATCTTCCTGGAG ACCGGAGATGAACATGCCAGCATGAACAGACTGACAGATGCACTGTACATGGTCAGATTCAAA GGAACCAAAGCCCAATTCAACAGCTTCAATCCCAAATGCCTCCTACCCATGAACCTCCACTACTGGACCTACCCAGGGTCGCTGACCACACCACCCCTGAGTGAGAGTGTGACTTGGATAGTGCTCAAGGAACCCATCACCATTTCAGAGAAACAG ATGGAAAAATTTCGGAGCCTCCTTTTCACTGCAGAGGATGACGAGAAGGTTCACATGGTGAACAATTTCCGGCCCCCTCAGCCACTGAAGGGGAGAGTGGTTCAGGCCTCTTTCCAGTCCTGA